In Streptomyces sp. ML-6, the genomic stretch CAGCCCGCGGATCAACGGGGCGAGCGCCGCCGCACGCTCCCGGCGCCGCTCCTCGGCCAGCGGCTCCCGACCCGCCCACACGGGACCGAACGGCTCGGCCCTGCCGCGCTCTTCCAGGAACGCCTCGGCGGTGCGGATCATCCAGAGGGCGTTGCGCTCGCACTCCTGGGACGTCTCGCCCCAGGCCGTGATGCCGTGCCCGCCCAGGATCACGCCGACGGCGCGCGGGTTCGCCTCCTTGACCGCGGCGATGTCCAGGCCGAGCTGGAAGCCGGGCCTGCGCCAGCCCACCCAGGCCACCTTCTCGCCGAAGCACTCCGCCGTGAGCTTCTCGCCGTCGGCGGCGCACGCCAGCGCGATGCCCGAGTCCGGATGCAGGTGGTCGACATGGGCGGCCCCGACCAGGGCGTGCATCGCCGTGTCGATGGACGGAGCGGCGCCGCCCCTGCCGTGCAGGCAGTAGTCGAACGCCGCCACCATCTCGTCCTCGCGCTCCACCCCCGGATACACGTCCTCGAGCGCACGCACCCGGTCCAGACGCAGCACGGCGAGACCTGCCTCGGTCAGGGTGCCGAGATCGCCCCCGGACCCCTTGACCCACAACAGTTCGGTCTCGCGGCCGGTGACCGGATCGATCGCGGTGGCCTTGGCCGAGGCGTTGCCGCCGGCGTAGTTGGTGTTGCGGGGATCGGAGCCGATGCGGTGGGCGCGCTCCAGCAGCGCGGCGACTTCGGGATGCGTCGCGGAGGTCATGGAATTCCTTCGTGGTCCGGAGGAGGAGAAGATCGGAACGGGTCGGACGTACGGGGAGGAGGTCGGGAACAGGCCGGACGCACGGGGGAGGGACGGAGGTCAGGCGCCCCAGCCAGCCTGCTCCCCGCCGACCCGGGCGGCGGCGATCCGCTCCTGGTTGCCGGAGGCCAGATACGCGGTGAACGGATCTCCGGCCAGACCGAGTTCCTCGCGCACCTCGGCGAGCAGCGGACGGACATCGGTGTTGTAGGCGTCCATCAGGACGCCGTTCGCCGCCAGCACGTCACCGGACCGCTGCGCCGCCTCCAGGGCCGCCGTGTCGACCAGCAATGCCTTGGCGGTCGCCTCCTGCACATTGGCGACCGACCGGATCACGGCCGGGATCTTCGCCTCGATGTTGTGGCACTGGTCGAGCATGAAGTTGACGTTCGTCTCGGGCCTCAGGCCGCCGTTCCTGACCACCTCGTGCATGATCCGGAACAACTGGAACGGATCGGCGGCCCCGACCATCAAGTCGTCGTCGGCGTAGAACCGGGAGTTGAAGTCGAACGCGCCGAGCTTCCCGGCACGCAGCAGGAACGCCACGATGAACTCGATGTTGGTGCCCGGCGCGTGATGCCCGGTGTCCACGACCACCTGGGCCTTCGGCCCGAGGTTCAGGCAGTGCGCGTACGCCGTGCCCCAGTCCGGCACGTCCATCGTGTAGAACGCGGGCTCGAAGAGCTTGTACTCCAGCAGCATCCGCTGGTCGTCGCCGAGGCGCTCGTAGACCTCGGTCAGCGCCTCGGCGAGCCGGTCCTGCCGGGCCACGATGTCGTCCTGCCCCGGGTAGTTGGTGCCGTCGGAGAACCAGAGCTTGAGATCGGCGGACCCGGTCTCGTCCATGATGCCGACGCACTCCAGCAGGTGGTCGGTGGCCTTGCGGCGCACTGCGGGGTCGGGATGGGTGACCGAACCGAGCTTGAAGTCGTCATCCTGGAAGACGTTGGAGTTGATCGCGCCGATCCGCACACCGAGGCTCTCGGCGTGCCGGTTCAGCGCGGCGTAGTCCTCGACCTTGTCCCACGGGATGTGCAGGGACACCTTCGGTGCCACGCCCGTGAACGCGTGCACCTGCGCCGCGTCCTCCAGCTTCTCGAACGGGTCGCGCGGAACCCCCGGTTGCGCGAACACCTTGAAACGCGTCCCGGAGTTCCCGTAGCCCCATGAGGGCGTCTCGATCACTTGGGACTTCAGGGCTTCCTTGACGGTCGACACATCGGACATGCGCACCTCGCAAGGGGTATCCGGCCGACCGGGAACCGGTCGGATCGAAGAGTGTGTGAATCGTTTCAGTTCGGTCGTACGGTAAATTTTCCCGGTTTGGTGGTCAATCGGCCGGTCGGGTTTTCTGTTGTCTTGAATCAATTCATCGTGTGTGCGGAAGCGTACGCATCGGGGGAGGGGTTGATTGTCCCGGCGGCTGGGACCTGGGCGGGACGGCAGGCCGTGAACGTCCGTTGGAGCAGAGATCGGTCCGCCGACTCGCCCTCAGCATGGTGACGCATCGGGGCGGCCGGGTGAAGAGGGCCTCACGGCGCCGAGGACGACGGCGTCCGCCGACCGCCGGAGGCGGTACCCGCGTCAGGACGGCGGCAGGAACCACTGGCCGCCGGGCATGGCGACAGGAACCACCGGCCGTCGGACGCGGCGACGGGCCCGGACGACTGCCGGGAGCGGCGCACCGGATGGTGCGGGCGCGGGGTCGCTGTCGGAAGGGCTGCCCGCCGGGCGCCTGGTACAGAGGCGTCGGAGGGGATGGCCGACGGACCCGGTCAGTGACCGCCGGGCATGCTCGGGCGGAGCGAACGCACCAGGTCGAAGAACCGGGATTCGTTGCCGCACAGTCCCGCCCGCCGCAGCGCGCCGTCGGCCTCCGCGATCGGCGAGGCGAGCAACGGCACGTACAGGGGGCCGTCGTCCGGCTCCGCGAGCGCGGCCCGGGTGGCCTCCAGCAGTCGGACGTAGGCCTGGGCCGCGGCGAGTTCGGCATCGCGCATCTCAGCGTCTCCCGGTCAGAGGTGTCGGACGTACCAGCATCCCCCATGGGTACGACAACGCCCGCCGTGGCGGCGCGTGGACCTCCGCTAGCGGCCGTTCGGACGCCGGACGCCGGACGCCGGGCGGCGGCTCCACCTCCAGGAATCTTCGGCGGCGGGCTCCCCGGTACAGCAACACCGTCCAGCCCAACTCCCGCAGCACCTCCGCACACCGGTTCAACCCGTCCGCCTCCGAGTGGGCCGCCCCGCTGCCGGGCGGGCCGAGCCATTCGACACGGACACCGCCCGGTGCCTCACCCCGCTCCAGGCGGTACCCGGTCGCGGTACGGCTCCCCGATTCGTCGACGGCCGAGGCGGTCAGGCCCGATGCCTCCAGGGCGATGGCCACGGCCCGCACCGGCCGGTGCGTCTCCCAGGGCGCGGGCACCCCCGCCGGGTCGGCATGGTCGGTGTTCGTCAGCCGACGGATCTGCAGCATCCCCTCGAACGCCGTCCGCACCGAAGCCGCGCGCCCCGGATCCGGCACGGGAGTCGCCGGACCGTCCCCGGTGGCCGGTTCGAACCCGGTCTCGTGCTCGGTGCCCATCAGTGCCCCCTTCGCCCGTGCGGTACTGCCGACAGTGTGCGCCGCCCCACTGACAACGACCCGGGTGTCGCCTCCCGGCCGCCGCGGCCGTGGCTCGCCCGGATCGGGACGGGGGACCATGCACGCCATGTGCGACGCACCGTCCCGGAACCGCCCGTGACGGTCCGACGCCTGCAGCCGATCATGAAATCGGTGTGCGCGGGTGACCCGGCCCGATAGGCTCGAACGCCCGAGAACCCCGTACCCCAGAGGATTCACGCCCTGTGCCCGACAACGTTCCAGGCCCCGGCACCGACCCCATCGACCGAGCCGGACTGCGTGCCGACTGCGCGAACTGTTTCGGGCTGTGCTGCGTCGCGCTGACCCTGACCCGGTCCGCGGACTTCGCGATCGACAAGGACGCGGGGGAGCCCTGCCGCAACCTCCAGGAGGACTTCCGCTGCGGCATCCACACCCGGCTGCGGACGCAGGGCTTCCCCGGCTGCACCGTGTACGACTGCTTCGGGGCCGGCCAGAAGGTCTCCGGAGAGACATTCGGCGGACAGGACTGGCGTTCCGCGCCGCAGACCGCCCGACAGATGTTCCAGGTGTTCCCGGTGATGCGGCAGCTCCACGAACTCCTCTGGTACCTCACGGAGGCACTGTCCCTGGAGCCGGCACGGCCCCTGAGGGGTGACCTCCGGCACACCCTCGACGCCACGGAACGCCTCACCCGCCTTCCGGCGGACGAGCTCGCGGGCCTCGACGTGTCCGGTCACCGCGACGAGGTGGCCCGGCTCCTGCTCCGCACCAGCGAACTCGTACGGGCCACGGCGCCGCGCGGGAAGAAGCGCCACCGCCGCGGCGCCGACCTGATCGGTGCCAGGCTGCGCGGCGCCGACCTGAGGGGCGCCGATCTGCGGGGCGCGTACCTGATCGCGGCGGACCTCACCGGTGCCGATCTTCGCCTGGCCGACCTGATCGGCGCCGACTTCCGGGACGCCGACCTGTCCGGAGCGGACCTCACCGGGAGCCTCTTCCTCACCCAGGCCCAGCTCAACGCGGCCAAGGGTGACGCGGCGACGAAGCTCCCGCGGTCCCTCGACCGCCCGGCCCACTGGACCGGGTGAGTTCCGAGGCGAGTACCGTCGGCGGCGGGCGATCCGGACCGCGAGCCGGTGACCGGGCACCGAGCCCGCGAAACCGGCACGAATCGACCGGCACGGCGGGGCACTGCCGACGTGCCTGATTCGTTGCACTGTGTGGCGTACCCGGAGCGCCGTCGCCGACCGGACCGAGGAGTCCCGCACATGCCCAGCAGTACCGACCGCAGCCGCACCGACACGAGTCACCGGGACGGGAGCCGCACCCGCCTGGTCGAGCGGCTCATGGAGCAGTTCCCCCACGTCCCCCGGGAAGCCGTCATCAAGGAGGACCTCCTGCGCGGCGGCGTGGCGTTCGACGAGTCCGCGCTCAGCGACAACGAGGACGGTGACGTCAAGCCGAAGTCGTACTTCATCTTCTCGTTCGACCACGGCACGCTCCCGGAGCTCGGTGCGGCCGCGCTCCGCCGTCCGCCGGAGGAGATCGTGCTCACCGGCGGCCCGTACGACCTGCGCAGGACCGTGGTGTCGGTACGGGTCAACCCCGCTTCCCCCTACCGGGTCGCGGCCGACGAGGACGGCGTGCTCGGGCTGTATCTCGACGGCCGGCGGATCTCCGACGTGGGCCTGCCGCCCATGCCGGACTACTACCGCCACACCCTGGAGAACGGCAAGTCCGTGATGGAGGTGGCGCCCACCATCCAGTGGGGCTACCTGGTGTACCTGACGGTCTTCCGGGTCTGCCAGTACTTCGGTGCGAAGGAGGAGTGCCAGTACTGCGACATCAATCACAACTGGCGCCAGCACAAGGCCGCGGGCCGTCCGTACACCGGGGTGAAGCCGGTCGAGGAGGTCCTGGAGGCGCTGGCCATCATCGACAAGTACGACACCGCGAAGACCTCCACGGCCTACACCCTCACCGGCGGCGCCATCACCTCCCACATCGGCGGCCGTGACGAGGCCGACTTCTACGGGCAGTACGCCAAGGCCATCGAGGAACGCTTCCCCGGCCGCTGGATCGGCAAGGTCGTGGCCCAGGCCCTGCCCAAGGCGGATGTGCAGCGCTTCCACGACTACGGCGTGCAGATCTACCACCCCAACTACGAGGTGTGGGACCGCAGGCTGTTCGAGCTCTACTGCCCGGGCAAGGAGCGCTACGTGGGCCGCGACGAGTGGCACCGCCGCATCCTGGACTCCGCCGAGGTCTTCGGCGCCCGGAACGTCATTCCCAACTTCGTCGCCGGTGTCGAGATGGCCGCTCCCTTCGGCTTCGCCACCGTGGACGAGGCCATCGCCTCGACCACCGAGGGCCTGCGCTTCTTCATGTCGCACGGCATCACCCCGCGGTTCACCACCTGGTGCCCGGAACCCACCACCCCGCTCGGGAAGACCAACCCGGACGGAGCGCCGCTGGAGTACCACATCCGCCTGCTGGACGCCTACCGCGCGACGATGGAGGAGTACGGGCTCAGCTCGCCCCCCGGCTACGGTCCGCCCGGGCCCGGGCGCGCGGTTTTCTCCGTCAGCTCCTTCATGGACAGCCTCCCGGCCGCTCCGGACGACGAGCGGTAAAGCCGGACGGCGATGGACGGAGACGGGTGGCGGTGGGCGGCAGTGGCAAAACGATTCGCCCGTTCACCCGGCGGATGGGAACGAGTGGTGGCGGGCACCTACAGGGAGAGAACCGGAACCACCAGGGTCAGTGGAAGGCGGTGCCCATGCTGCATGGCGTCGACGTCAGTTCCCATCAGCCGTCCTTCGACACGGACGGGCTGGACTTCGTCCTCATCAAGGCCACCGAGGGCCGTTCGTACATCAATCCACGCCTCACGGAACAGGTGAAGCGTGCCCGGGACGCGGAATGCGTGGTCGGCTTCTACCACTTTCTCTGGCCGGGGAACATCAAGGCCCAGGCGGAGTACTTCGTGAGCAAGGCTCCGGAGAAGGCGGGTGATCTGCTCGCGGTGGACTGGGAGGAGAACGGGGAGGGCACGAGGGCGAGCAACGCGGAGAAGGACCGCTTCATTCGTGAGGTCAAGCGCCTGAGGCCCCATCACAAGGTCCTGCTGTACTGCAACCGCCACTTCTGGCTGAACCACGACACCACCTCGTACGCGGGGGACGGTCTCTGGATCGCCGACTACGTGACCGCCGGGAAGCCCAGGATCAAGGCGTCCTGGCGCATCCACCAGTACACCGACCAGCCGCTCGACAAGGACGTCGCGGCCTTTGCCTCGCGGAGCGCCATGCGCGACTGGGCCCGGGGGTAACCGTCGAACGGGACGCGCGGGCGCATGGTCGGAGATCGTTCAGGAGAACTGCAACTCGATGAGATGACCCTCGAGGTCGCGTACATGCGCGGTGCGGAGCCCCGGATCCCAGTCCGACCGGTGGTCGCACGCCCCGGCAACCGGTGGGGCCCGTGCTTCATGCGCAGGGCCGGTCCGGCGTCGCCATCGGAGACCCGGCAGACGAACACCGACCGGTCCTGGGCGGGCGGCGCCGTGGTCGGCAGCCCGGCGGTGCCGGTGATGGCGGCCCTCACGCTGCGGTCGAAGAGCGGCCAGTACCCCTGGCCGTCGAGGCCCCTGTGCGCGTACGGGGCGGACTCGCCGCTGCTGGTCCGGTCCGCCCCGATCAGGTCCGGCAGCAGATGTCCTGTGTCACCGAGTCGTCCCTGACGCGGTCGCTCTGACCTACGACGAGGAATCTTGAGTGGCGAAGTGGCCGTGAAGCGCGGGTGCCGTCGTTCGGAGACGGGGAGAGTTCTCGCCAGTGGATCTTGCTGGTTCATGAGGATGCTTGGCGAGCACTGATGCGGCGAGTCTGATGGCGTCGGGGCAGATCGCTGCGTGCGCGTAGGTGTCGAGGTCGGTCGGGACGCCGCGTTGGTGATTGTGGGTCTGCAGTGCGAGGAGCCGGTATCTCCAGTGGTACGAGATGGCGGCTGGGGAGGCCGGCCAGGACGGGACGGCTTCGACCGCGTTGGGTGGGCGAGGGTGAGTTGTTGGGGTGTGAAGCGGCGGAGGGGGGCGGTTCGCCCGGTGTTGGGCCGTGGTGATCTCGGGGCATATGGAGAGGTCGAGGTGGGGTTCTCCGAGATCGCTGAGCCAGATTCCGTGCCGTGTGCAGACCTCAGCGTGCCGGGTAGCGCACGGTGAGGATGGCTTCGACGTTACCGGACACTGCGGCGTACACATGTGGGATGTCGGCAGGCCAGTGGGCGTGTTCGCCCGGGCCTGCCTCGACCGGGGCCGAGGCCGCGCCAACGCGGGCGGTGCCGGACAGGACGATGAGGTGCTCCTCGGTGCCCGAGGGGTGACCATCCGACTCCTGGACGACGCCGGTCCGGATGCGGATGCGGTAGATCTCGGTGATGGCGGCTGAATCCTCGTACCGTTCGACGAGAACCGCGTCCACGGCCCGGCCTGACAGCGGTGCTCGCGCCGGTTCGGGCCCGAGTACGGCAGTGAGGGGGATACCCAACGCGGTCGTGAGCGCGTAGAGGGTCTCCAGTGTGGCGTTGCGGCGCCCGGCTTCCAGCTCGGAGAGCGTGCCCTTGCCGACACCGGACCGGCGCGCCAGCGCGGACAGTGAGAGGTTGCGTTCCACGCGCAGCTCACGCAGTCGGCTGCCCACCTGCTGAGTCAGCTCCATATCTCCCGCTCTCCACGAGGCCATTGACCGTTTCGGGCCGCATGCTTAGCATTCCATAAACAGAACGTTCTGTTTATGGAACGAAATGGGAGCCCCCATGACCGTGTCGCGCCTGCAGCACATCCCCGGTATCGGAGTCGACATCGTGGGAGATGCCGCCGACGCAGCCCACGACCCCGACATGCTGCGGCTCGAGAATCTCGACACCGATCTGCGGCCGCCTCGGATCGCCCTCGACGTGACGCGACGGGCGATCGATGACGACGCCGCGAACAGCTACCTCCCCTTCCACGGCCAGCGCGGCCTGCGTGAGGCTGCCACCGCCCATGTCGGCCGGATCGCCGGCCGCGACTACGATCCGGCGACAGCCTGCGCGATCGTCGCCGGAGGCCTCAACGGCGTCCTCAACGCGCTGCTGGCCACCGTCGAGCCGGGGCAGGAGGTGGTGATCGGTGACCCGGTCTATGCCGGCCTCGTCAACAGAATCCGCCTCGCCGGCGGCGTCCCGAGACATGTACCATGCCGCCCGATGCCCAACGGCTGGCGCACCGACCCGGCCGAACTGGCTGCCGCGGTAGGGCCGGAGACGGCGGCAGTCCTGGTGATGTCCCCCGCGATGCCCACCGGCGATCTGCTCGGATACGCACACTGGGACGCCTTGGCCCCGGCGGTGGCAGAGCACGGCTGCTGGGTGATCTACGACGCGGCCATGGAGCGCATCCGGTTCGACGGACAGACCCCGGAGCACCCCGCTGCCCATCCCCAACTGGCCGAGCGCACCATCACGGTGGGCTCCGCATCCAAGGAGCTGCGGCTCATCGGCTGGCGGGTCGGCTGGGTCGTCGGTCCGCCGCGCATCATGGCCGACGTCGCCCTTGTTGGCATGGCCAACGTGGTGACTCCCGTCGGCATCGCCCAGCAGGCGGTGGCTGCTGCTCTCGACGCCCCGGATGCGGACGCCGACGTGGCCGCGGCCGTCCGCACCTGGCGGCAACGCTGCGCCCTGGTCCTGTCGGAGCTGGCGGACTATCCGTGCATACGGCCGCACGGCGGCTGGTCGTTGCTCATCGACACCACCGCGCTGGGCCTCACCCCGGCCGAGGCGTCCGAACGGCTCTTCCGGCACGGGAAGGTGGCAGCGACCCCGATGACCGGCTGGGGCCCAAACGGCGGCCACCACCTGCGGCTGGTCTTCGCCAACGAGCCCGTCGAACGCCTCGACGGGCTGCGGGACCGCTTCGTAGCCGCCTTCGGCTAGATCCGGCCCGGACGGGCAGGCACCCAGCTCAGCCCCCTTCCTCCAGAGGAGCCACGCCCATGAGCTTTTCCTTCTTGCGCCAGTAGGAGGGCTTTGAACGGCAGGCGTCTGAGCAGGCCAGCCGGACCTGTTCGTAAGCACCCCGGGTGAGTGGCGTCCCGCAGACGACGCAGCCGTCCGGTTGGAGGCCCGGAGGTATGTCCACGGCTGGCTGGGGCAGGGGGGAAGGCCACGATCGAGGCGTCGGTTGATGTAGGCCCATCGGCTGCAGCGCTTCGAGCAGTAGATCTTGTTGGTGGGGCCGGAGACGAGGGGGCCTCGCATACCTGGCAGCTCTTGGCCCGGATCTTCGGGGGAACGCTGCGTTCATCCGCGTGCGGTAGGCAGCCTGGCGGCAAGCTTGGGAACATCGCCGACGGGACGTGAGGCGGTCCCCGATCGGCAGGGGCCTGCCGCACTCGACGCACTGCTTCCGTTCGAGGGTCTCCCGCAAGAGGAATGGGTCGCGACCGGTGACCGAGGCCAGGCGCTCCCAGGACGGGGCTGCCTTCGGGGAGTCGGGGTTGCGCAGGTAGGAGCGCAGGTAGCTGGGCTTGAGGAAGTTCGCGGTGGCCAGACGCTCGATGAACGTCGTGCGTCCCTCGCCTGTTCGGCGCGAGAAGCCGGGGCAGGCGGTTGTTGATGTGGAGGTTGCGTCGGTGCGGGTGGGTGGTGATCCAGCGGGCGGCTTCGTGTGGGGAGGGCGGGCGCTCGCGCGGCTCGTCTGGGGGAAGCCCCCGCCTGAGGGGTGCGACGGCCATCTTCACGCGCTGGTAGTGGCCGAGGTAGCCCTTGGTCTGGAGTTCCTCGTGCAGGATCTTCGCGTTGTGCTGCCCCTCGTCCCAGCGTTGTTGCAGGTAGTCGAGGTAGGGGTCCAGGGTGGAGGGCTTCCGGGGCGGGCGGCGCATCACCTCCTGCCAGGTGCGGGCCCGGGCGTATTTGCTCACCGTGCGGCGGTCCGGGCCGAGCTCGCGGGCCACGGAGCTGTGGCTTTGGCCGGTGCTGGTCAGGGCCTGAACGGCTTCGAAGAGTCTGCGGGCGTGGCGTGCGGCCCGACTGTCCTCCGCGGTGTTCCCAGCGGTCTCCTCGGCCGGTGCGGGACCGCTCTCGCCGGCCGGGGGCAATGCGGCCGACAGACAGCCGCGGTGGGCGGAGGCGATGTCCTGGACGCGGCGGGAGAGGCCCTGCCAGAGGTGAAAGCGGTCGCTGACCTGCACCGCGTCGGGGGCGCCTCCCGCGATGCCCTGCCGGTAGGTGAGGGATCCGTCGCGGCAGGCGAACTCGACACCCGGGTGCTCGCGGAGCCATCGGCTGAGCTGTTCGGCGTCACGCCCCTCCCAGAGGGTGAGCGGGAGGCGGGTGGTGGCGTCGACCAGGAGGGTGCCGTAGGTGTCGCCGTGGAGCGCGAAGTCGTCCACCCCCAGCACCCGGGGTGTCTCCAGCGGCGGGAGCGGCATTCGCATCAACTGGGACAGGACGGTGCA encodes the following:
- a CDS encoding XRE family transcriptional regulator, whose protein sequence is MELTQQVGSRLRELRVERNLSLSALARRSGVGKGTLSELEAGRRNATLETLYALTTALGIPLTAVLGPEPARAPLSGRAVDAVLVERYEDSAAITEIYRIRIRTGVVQESDGHPSGTEEHLIVLSGTARVGAASAPVEAGPGEHAHWPADIPHVYAAVSGNVEAILTVRYPAR
- a CDS encoding transposase; the protein is MRIDLSVRHLYCENVMWSKVTFAEQVAGLTLRYQRRTPQLQRLVEDIGVVLAGRGGTRMLRILSIRLSRCTVLSQLMRMPLPPLETPRVLGVDDFALHGDTYGTLLVDATTRLPLTLWEGRDAEQLSRWLREHPGVEFACRDGSLTYRQGIAGGAPDAVQVSDRFHLWQGLSRRVQDIASAHRGCLSAALPPAGESGPAPAEETAGNTAEDSRAARHARRLFEAVQALTSTGQSHSSVARELGPDRRTVSKYARARTWQEVMRRPPRKPSTLDPYLDYLQQRWDEGQHNAKILHEELQTKGYLGHYQRVKMAVAPLRRGLPPDEPRERPPSPHEAARWITTHPHRRNLHINNRLPRLLAPNRRGTHDVHRASGHRELPQAQLPALLPAQPRLPEGSPVLGAPGLGHRSRPIPLAGDPRTEAVRRVRQAPADRGPPHVPSAMFPSLPPGCLPHADERSVPPKIRAKSCQVCEAPSSPAPPTRSTARSAAADGPTSTDASIVAFPPAPASRGHTSGPPTGRLRRLRDATHPGCLRTGPAGLLRRLPFKALLLAQEGKAHGRGSSGGRGLSWVPARPGRI
- a CDS encoding pyridoxal phosphate-dependent aminotransferase, whose amino-acid sequence is MTVSRLQHIPGIGVDIVGDAADAAHDPDMLRLENLDTDLRPPRIALDVTRRAIDDDAANSYLPFHGQRGLREAATAHVGRIAGRDYDPATACAIVAGGLNGVLNALLATVEPGQEVVIGDPVYAGLVNRIRLAGGVPRHVPCRPMPNGWRTDPAELAAAVGPETAAVLVMSPAMPTGDLLGYAHWDALAPAVAEHGCWVIYDAAMERIRFDGQTPEHPAAHPQLAERTITVGSASKELRLIGWRVGWVVGPPRIMADVALVGMANVVTPVGIAQQAVAAALDAPDADADVAAAVRTWRQRCALVLSELADYPCIRPHGGWSLLIDTTALGLTPAEASERLFRHGKVAATPMTGWGPNGGHHLRLVFANEPVERLDGLRDRFVAAFG
- a CDS encoding pentapeptide repeat-containing protein; translated protein: MPDNVPGPGTDPIDRAGLRADCANCFGLCCVALTLTRSADFAIDKDAGEPCRNLQEDFRCGIHTRLRTQGFPGCTVYDCFGAGQKVSGETFGGQDWRSAPQTARQMFQVFPVMRQLHELLWYLTEALSLEPARPLRGDLRHTLDATERLTRLPADELAGLDVSGHRDEVARLLLRTSELVRATAPRGKKRHRRGADLIGARLRGADLRGADLRGAYLIAADLTGADLRLADLIGADFRDADLSGADLTGSLFLTQAQLNAAKGDAATKLPRSLDRPAHWTG
- a CDS encoding radical SAM protein, producing MPSSTDRSRTDTSHRDGSRTRLVERLMEQFPHVPREAVIKEDLLRGGVAFDESALSDNEDGDVKPKSYFIFSFDHGTLPELGAAALRRPPEEIVLTGGPYDLRRTVVSVRVNPASPYRVAADEDGVLGLYLDGRRISDVGLPPMPDYYRHTLENGKSVMEVAPTIQWGYLVYLTVFRVCQYFGAKEECQYCDINHNWRQHKAAGRPYTGVKPVEEVLEALAIIDKYDTAKTSTAYTLTGGAITSHIGGRDEADFYGQYAKAIEERFPGRWIGKVVAQALPKADVQRFHDYGVQIYHPNYEVWDRRLFELYCPGKERYVGRDEWHRRILDSAEVFGARNVIPNFVAGVEMAAPFGFATVDEAIASTTEGLRFFMSHGITPRFTTWCPEPTTPLGKTNPDGAPLEYHIRLLDAYRATMEEYGLSSPPGYGPPGPGRAVFSVSSFMDSLPAAPDDER
- a CDS encoding glycoside hydrolase family 25 protein, encoding MLHGVDVSSHQPSFDTDGLDFVLIKATEGRSYINPRLTEQVKRARDAECVVGFYHFLWPGNIKAQAEYFVSKAPEKAGDLLAVDWEENGEGTRASNAEKDRFIREVKRLRPHHKVLLYCNRHFWLNHDTTSYAGDGLWIADYVTAGKPRIKASWRIHQYTDQPLDKDVAAFASRSAMRDWARG
- the rhaI gene encoding L-rhamnose isomerase is translated as MSDVSTVKEALKSQVIETPSWGYGNSGTRFKVFAQPGVPRDPFEKLEDAAQVHAFTGVAPKVSLHIPWDKVEDYAALNRHAESLGVRIGAINSNVFQDDDFKLGSVTHPDPAVRRKATDHLLECVGIMDETGSADLKLWFSDGTNYPGQDDIVARQDRLAEALTEVYERLGDDQRMLLEYKLFEPAFYTMDVPDWGTAYAHCLNLGPKAQVVVDTGHHAPGTNIEFIVAFLLRAGKLGAFDFNSRFYADDDLMVGAADPFQLFRIMHEVVRNGGLRPETNVNFMLDQCHNIEAKIPAVIRSVANVQEATAKALLVDTAALEAAQRSGDVLAANGVLMDAYNTDVRPLLAEVREELGLAGDPFTAYLASGNQERIAAARVGGEQAGWGA